In Eucalyptus grandis isolate ANBG69807.140 chromosome 4, ASM1654582v1, whole genome shotgun sequence, the following proteins share a genomic window:
- the LOC104441908 gene encoding 23.6 kDa heat shock protein, mitochondrial-like — MASSLALWRAAATAAAPSGLLSRLTNPLRAASVAPHAARSLIIGSEMRRYDNDDSEDDEDDSDFEVERHLEVEVEGGSDRPATPRRREPDEFDLLWPNLSLSQLLNQMDQFMGVGAAGWRRGWDVEEDNSVLILRLDMPGLGREDVKVSVEQNTLMIKGEGRKESEEEEEEEESRRRYSSRLTLPPNLYKGKKELEESRRRYSSRLNLLPHLYELGEIKAVMKNGVLKVVVPKVKQGYCKLNQL, encoded by the exons ATGGCGTCTTCGCTCGCTCTCTGGAGGGCCGCCGCCACTGCCGCCGCCCCGTCGGGCCTCCTGTCGAGGCTGACCAACCCGCTCCGCGCCGCCTCCGTCGCCCCTCACGCGGCCCGCTCCTTGATCATCGGCTCTGAGATGCGGCGCTACGACAACGACGACAGCGAAGACGACGAAGACGACAGCGACTTCGAGGTTGAGCGCCAcctcgaggtcgaggtcgagggCGGCTCCGATCGCCCCGCCACCCCCCGCCGCCGGGAGCCTG ATGAGTTTGATCTGTTGTGGCCGAATCTGAGCCTGAGCCAGCTGCTGAACCAGATGGACCAGTTCATGGGCGTGGGGGCTGCCGGATGGAGGAGGGGCTGGGACGTGGAGGAGGACAACAGCGTCCTCATCCTCCGGTTGGACATGCCCGGCCTGGGCAGGGAGGATGTGAAGGTCTCGGTGGAGCAGAACACCCTGATGATCAAGGGCGAGGGCAGGAAGgagtcggaggaggaggaggaggaggaggagagcagGAGGAGGTACTCCAGCAGGCTGACTCTGCCGCCGAACCTGTACAAGGGCAAGAAGGAGTTGGAGGAGAGCAGGAGGAGGTACTCCAGCAGGCTGAATCTGCTGCCGCACCTGTACGAGCTCGGGGAGATCAAGGCGGTGATGAAGAATGGCGTGCTGAAGGTGGTGGTCCCCAAGGTGAAGCAAGGATATTGTAAGTTAAATCAATTGTAG